A stretch of Komagataella phaffii GS115 chromosome 2, complete sequence DNA encodes these proteins:
- a CDS encoding Protein involved in ER-to-Golgi transport — translation MIITQNLVSYSGSSLNHDGKGNSRILLSSTNFQHRTPSEPLNGTAYNHESDFVVRKTRSNSSSHSNVSFHGYNLRSLLPYVNFKLCGMCFLWYSSSVVSNNSTKQILRQFSYPVTLTEFQFLLNAFFCLVTIIAVNQHDSRVYKTSSKMSKRFPPGTFPKDIDSAFFTLKDSFLTIKRNILSTTIPMGMFQFLGHITGHKATSIIPVSLVHTIKALSPIVTVFAYRLIFHKHYPIKTYLTLIPLVSGVMLSCLKNNLSINNDLFFQGCLFAFLSMLIFVSQNIFAKKALTFKENQLNGDVDSKLKGDDDTILPQYKNSENNKAEKFDKLTILFYCSIIGFSLTLPLYVILESNVFVQQKTLSLLQLTPGLLFLLILNGFAHFCQSLVAFQILGMISPINYSIANIMKRITIIGFSIFWEATKLNNVQWCGLVLTIIGLYSYDKWGAVKN, via the coding sequence ATGATCATTACGCAGAATCTTGTTTCTTATTCGGGTTCAAGTCTCAATCACGATGGGAAGGGCAACTCTAGAATTTTGCTCAGCTCTACCAACTTTCAGCATAGAACTCCTAGTGAGCCACTAAATGGCACTGCCTATAATCATGAGTCCGACTTTGTCGTCAGAAAAACACgttcaaattcaagttcCCATTCGAATGTCAGCTTCCATGGCTACAATCTGCGAAGTTTACTTCCATATGTCAACTTTAAACTTTGCGGAATGTGCTTCCTTTGGTATTCTAGTTCTGTTGTCAGCAATAACAGCACAAAGCAGATATTGAGACAGTTTTCTTATCCTGTGACTCTCACCGAATTTCAGTTTTTACTGAATGCATTTTTTTGCTTGGTAACGATTATCGCTGTCAACCAACATGACTCCAGAGTATACAAAACCTCCTCCAAGATGTCGAAACGATTTCCCCCGGGGACATTCCCAAAAGACATCGATTCTGCATTCTTCACCCTGAAAGACTCATTTCTTACAATCAAGCGGAATATTTTATCAACAACTATACCCATGGGCATGTTCCAATTCTTAGGCCATATCACCGGTCATAAAGCAACGTCCATCATTCCAGTATCTTTGGTTCATACAATCAAGGCactttctccaattgtCACGGTCTTCGCCTACCGCTTGATATTTCACAAACACTATCCTATCAAAACATATTTAACATTAATCCCATTAGTGTCCGGGGTCATGCTCAGTTGTTTAAAAAACAACCTTTCAATAAACAACGATCTGTTCTTCCAAGGATGTCTATTTGCATTTCTCTCCATGTTGATCTTCGTCTCCCAGAACATATTTGCTAAAAAAGCCCttactttcaaagaaaaccaGTTAAACGGAGATGTCGActccaaattgaaaggTGACGATGACACTATCCTACCGCAATACAAGAATTCGGAAAATAACAAAGCAGAGAAGTTTGACAAGTTAACCATCTTGTTTTATTGTTCCATCATAGGCTTTTCATTAACGTTGCCGTTATACGTGATTCTGGAATCTAACGTTTTCGTCCAACAAAAAACCCTTTCCTTACTCCAATTAACACCTGGCCTACTGTTTTTGTTAATCCTGAACGGTTTTGCTCATTTTTGTCAGTCACTGGTGGCATTTCAAATACTAGGCATGATTAGTCCTATTAATTATTCTATCGCAAACATCATGAAAAGAATCACCATCATTGGATTTTCTATTTTCTGGGAGGCTACAAAACTGAACAACGTGCAGTGGTGCGGATTAGTTCTCACAATTATCGGATTATATAGTTACGATAAATGGGGTGCAGTCAAAAACTAG
- a CDS encoding Peroxin 20, whose protein sequence is MFTSNGSCGPATALDNLSKRVGQDRTLENDHVARFRDQNSSQNRAFRAESSFNTTAGAEFGQFQNTSVQRNYFPSAELIRKNTRFGDNWSSEFRQQQENNKWVEDFGAMNLENVRMEQEQSFQTMDQRTNMQAMSSTANAWTQEFNHMQHNKEMEYEMRIRETQRLVNAPAREVFSMVNQHSQQHNQNFTHNQTQLGDQSHYMTNLAFERQFETVQNEIDGMDMFSDSEQVEQQKELQKEDDNNDIETTKFAEIAQQVFNQMNNVDTTVSQNTEHKFKQSNFLRLMDKVAQREVEINGSGDRFIDKTGNDIRDYLPDPLSDLR, encoded by the coding sequence ATGTTTACTTCTAATGGCAGTTGTGGCCCTGCCACAGCGCTAGATAATCTCAGCAAGAGAGTCGGGCAGGACCGtactttggaaaatgacCACGTAGCAAGATTTAGGGATCAAAATAGTAGCCAGAATAGAGCCTTTAGAGCCGAGTCATCTTTTAACACCACCGCAGGAGCGGAATTTGGCCAGTTTCAAAACACATCTGTTCAAAGGAATTATTTCCCTTCTGCTGAGCTAATTAGGAAGAATACCAGATTTGGCGATAATTGGAGTTCAGAGTTTAGGCAACAACAGGAGAATAACAAATGGgttgaagattttggcGCAATGAACCTAGAGAACGTCCGTATGGAACAGGAGCAAAGCTTCCAGACCATGGATCAGAGAACTAACATGCAAGCAATGTCTTCAACTGCAAATGCTTGGACTCAAGAGTTCAACCATATGCAACATaacaaagaaatggaaTATGAAATGAGAATTCGGGAAACCCAGAGACTTGTTAATGCGCCTGCAAGAGAAGTATTTAGTATGGTAAATCAGCACTCTCAGCAGCATAATCAGAACTTTACTCATAATCAGACGCAACTGGGGGACCAAAGTCACTACATGACAAACCTTGCATTTGAGAGACAATTCGAAACAGTTcagaatgaaattgacGGTATGGATATGTTCTCCGACTCAGAACAAGTAGAGCAACAAAAGGAGCTACAGAAGGAAGATGACAATAATGATATAGAGACTACCAAGTTTGCAGAGATTGCCCAGCAGGTCTTCAACCAAATGAACAACGTGGACACTACTGTTTCGCAGAACACTGAGCATAAATTCAAACAATCTAACTTCCTCAGGTTGATGGATAAGGTCGCACAGAGGGAAGTCGAAATTAATGGCAGCGGAGATAGATTCATAGACAAGACTGGCAATGACATCAGGGATTATTTACCGGATCCTTTATCCGATCTAAGGTAA
- a CDS encoding Subunit of TORC1, a rapamycin-sensitive complex involved in growth control: MRHGFQDEYTSQQYMDMLANTFYIYYDDKRHETAGNPTTEEEKEKNYKKYQPIVDWKIMKDRQKTVSAAIVLCLNIGVDPPDILKTQPSAKTEAWVDPLSFTDNKKAIESIGRALQTQYETLSLRTRYKQSLDPCVEDVKRFCNTLRKTAKDERILFHYNGHGVPQPTQSGEIWVFNRGYTQYIPISLYDLQTWLGAPCIFVYDCSSAGNIVTNFKKFVQKRIDDDNDGNHDISAPSPTAAYIDCIQLAACKSSEILPMNPDLPADLFTCCLTCPIEISVKWFLLQSPLKFHGYYDLLLDQNGQIQIPGKLTDRRTPLGELNWIFTAITDTIAWSSLPRAVFKKLFRQDLMVAALFRNFLLAKKIMTANGCNPISDPPLPDITDHTMWDSWDLAIDQVLSQLVKNHEKLSRDPTASANTLLRTEPNSVAPTPVSTTTSLSDSQDGNQTPQKPPAPAPSQSQGQIINNYQHSTFFEHHLTAFEIWLKYGSSSKDPPDQLPIVLQVLLSQVHRLRALILLSRFLDLGPWAVYLALSIGIFPYILKLLQSPAQELKPVLTFIWARIMSIDHKNTQQELCKDKGYNYFIQILVAPKPTTAASGNHFLVNDVNYEEHKAMSAFILSLFVKEYKPGQRLCFSSDLVGTCLYYLEKSGHPLLRQWCALFTGQLWANYPDGRWISYKDGHVERLTKLLNDPIPEVRASIVISLTNFLTTLSDDEEPSTMMMGKEESNQQEVKVALSMLFLLADGSPIVRREVVVFFSKFVMKYIHFFIVSACGQLEEEITLIDDPSMIDEVRRRSINYGTIYSSVFKTLLIMSSDPDDGVKDYAQSLVDFIMIKLNQSPLGEIVCDMEQYLLQRSSTNDTTQLKSDQASLHGLGMVSNGNQLKIHKTRDPSHSKTGSRSQSLKITSNKNSTTITPLFEGNQQNGHNQRSVSNVSTSSLTDRMSNLALNWLRNFSGASNRNIQDHDSQLAPVDLSHLYLGYGIEPIPPTPRFVPLKQLSPISEPTMPLHSKFFEYSMEYFQEPQIGVNDVDEPGSFEYTRRLWRRNRNESIINETQPQKDLAISGDWNNNIATFNNTTQPKLLKFTQFDSYLVSADEKDNITCFNWETNEQLSRFSNNNPFGTKITDMKFINEDDNAMLLTGSSDGVVRIYKNFQSMEDIRLATAWRALTDLLLTSRTTGLVSEWQQSTGSLLVSGDVKIIRIWDAPRELCVVDIPARSTSSITSLTSDQVAGNIFVGGFGDGTIRVYDRRLDSRDSMVKIWQNRESRGMIKNVHMQRGGHRELMSASNNMVNLWDIRLDKPIESFPHRSITASLIHEHAPVILTASKIVNVATTTGEHVSTIRDPSPYLSNKTAGYVSSMMLHPHRMMVATSHTQDSHIQLYKCTDKLVQEHDGY; this comes from the coding sequence aTGCGGCATGGATTTCAAGATGAGTACACATCTCAGCAGTACATGGACATGTTGGCCAATACTTTCTACATCTATTATGACGACAAGAGGCATGAGACGGCGGGAAACCCAACtacagaagaagagaaggaaaaaaattacaaAAAATACCAACCCATTGTCGATTGGAAGATCATGAAAGACCGACAGAAGACTGTTAGTGCAGCTATTGTGTTATGTCTGAACATTGGAGTTGACCCTCCTGATATCCTCAAGACTCAACCTTCTGCTAAAACAGAGGCTTGGGTAGATCCTCTGTCGTTCACAGATAATAAGAAGGCTATTGAATCCATTGGGAGAGCGCTGCAAACACAGTATGAGACCTTATCTTTGAGAACTCGCTACAAGCAATCTCTAGATCCATGTGTTGAAGACGTGAAACGATTTTGCAACACTCTAAGAAAGACTGCCAAAGATGAGCGTATCTTATTTCATTACAATGGCCACGGAGTCCCACAACCTACGCAGAGTGGAGAAATTTGGGTGTTTAACAGAGGATACACTCAGTATATTCCTATTTCATTGTACGATTTGCAGACATGGCTTGGAGCTCCTTGCATCTTTGTGTACGATTGTTCTTCCGCTGGAAACATAGTGaccaacttcaagaaatttgttCAGAAAAGAATCGACGACGATAATGACGGAAACCATGATATCAGTGCTCCTTCACCCACTGCTGCCTACATTGATTGTATCCAGCTAGCTGCGTGTAAGTCCAGCGAGATTCTGCCCATGAATCCAGACCTTCCAGCAGATTTGTTTACGTGTTGCTTAACATGCCCAATCGAGATCAGTGTAAAATGGTTTCTCCTACAGTCCcctttgaaatttcatGGCTATTATGACCTTTTGTTGGATCAGAATGGACAGATACAGATTCCTGGTAAACTCACGGATAGAAGGACCCCACTGGGAGAATTAAATTGGATTTTCACAGCCATAACTGATACGATTGCATGGTCCAGTCTTCCAAGAGCTgtgttcaagaaacttttccGGCAAGACTTGATGGTTGCTGCATTGTTTAGAAATTTTCTCCttgcaaagaaaattaTGACAGCAAATGGTTGTAATCCCATCTCAGATCCTCCATTACCGGATATCACTGATCATACAATGTGGGACTCTTGGGATCTCGCTATCGATCAAGTCTTGTCTCAATTGGTGAAGAAtcatgaaaaattatctCGAGATCCTACTGCTTCAGCTAACACATTATTGAGAACAGAGCCCAATTCTGTTGCTCCCACACCCGTATCTACTACTACATCATTATCAGACTCTCAAGATGGAAATCAGACCCCCCAAAAGCCTCCAGCTCCAGCACCAAGTCAATCACAAGGTCAAATAATTAATAATTACCAGCATTCCACATTCTTTGAACATCACTTGACTGCTTTTGAGATTTGGTTGAAATATGGTTCAAGTTCCAAAGATCCCCCAGATCAGCTGCCAATTGTTTTACAGGTATTGCTATCACAAGTTCACAGATTGAGAGCTTTAATTTtactttcaagattcttgGATCTAGGTCCATGGGCAGTTTATTTGGCCCTGTCTATTGGTATTTTCCCTTACATTTTAAAGCTTTTGCAGAGTCCAGCACAGGAACTTAAGCCGGTTCTAACTTTTATTTGGGCCAGGATAATGTCAATTGATCATAAGAATACTCAGCAGGAATTATGCAAAGATAAAGGATACAATTATTTTATCCAAATTCTGGTGGCTCCCAAACCTACGACTGCTGCTAGTGGAAACCACTTTTTGGTCAATGACGTCAACTATGAAGAGCATAAAGCGATGTCTGCATTCattctttccctttttgTGAAGGAGTACAAACCTGGTCAGCGGCTTTGCTTCAGCTCAGACCTTGTTGGTACATGTTTGTATTACCTTGAAAAATCAGGACATCCTCTACTTAGACAATGGTGTGCACTTTTTACAGGCCAGTTATGGGCCAATTATCCCGATGGACGATGGATTTCTTATAAAGATGGACATGTTGAGCGTTTAACTAAACTGTTGAACGATCCGATTCCTGAGGTCAGAGCTTCCATTGTAATTTCGTTGACCAACTTTCTGACAACGCTatctgatgatgaagaaccGTCCACAATGATGATGGGTAAAGAAGAGTCGAACCAGCAAGAGGTAAAAGTTGCATTGTCAATGCTTTTCCTATTGGCGGATGGATCTCCCATTGTTCGTCGGGAAGTTGTCgtctttttttccaagttcGTTATGAAGTATATCCATTTTTTCATTGTTAGTGCATGTGGTCAATTAGAGGAGGAAATAACTCTAATTGATGATCCCAGCATGATTGACGAAGTTAGGAGAAGAAGTATTAACTATGGAACCATCTACAGTTCTGTATTCAAAACGCTACTGATTATGAGTTCTGATCCTGACGATGGAGTAAAAGATTATGCGCAGAGTTTGGTAGATTTTATTATGATCAAATTGAATCAAAGTCCCCTTGGTGAGATTGTCTGTGATATGGAACAATATTTACTACAACGAAGTTCAACCAATGACACGACCCAGTTGAAATCAGATCAAGCCAGCTTGCATGGATTGGGGATGGTATCCAATGGAAACCAACTTAAAATCCATAAGACGAGAGATCCTAGCCATTCAAAGACAGGCAGCCGGTCTCAATCACTAAAAATTACTTCAAATAAGAATTCTACGACCATAACACCATTATTTGAAGGAAACCAACAAAATGGACATAATCAAAGATCTGTCTCCAACGTCTCAACCAGTTCACTTACTGATAGGATGAGTAATCTCGCATTAAATTGGCTGCGAAACTTTTCTGGTGCTAGCAACAGAAATATCCAAGATCATGACTCTCAGTTGGCCCCAGTGGATCTTTCACATTTGTATCTCGGATATGGTATCGAGCCCATTCCTCCTACACCTAGGTTTGTTcctttgaaacaattgagTCCAATCAGCGAACCAACAATGCCCTTACATAGTAAATTCTTTGAGTACAGCATGGAATACTTTCAAGAGCCTCAAATTGGTGTGAATGATGTGGATGAACCAGGAAGTTTTGAGTACACCAGGAGACTTTGGAGAAGGAACCGGAACGAGTCAATTATTAATGAAACACAACCACAAAAGGATTTGGCTATTTCAGGGGATTGGAACAACAATATTGCTACATTCAACAATACCACTCAGCCAAAACTGTTAAAATTTACACAATTTGATAGCTATCTTGTATCTGCTGATGAGAAAGACAATATTACATGTTTCAACTGGGAAACCAATGAACAATTATCCAGGTTTTCTAATAACAACCCATTTGGTACTAAGATCACTGACATGAAGTTTattaatgaagatgataaCGCAATGCTGTTGACAGGGTCTTCTGATGGTGTAGTCAGAATCTACAAAAATTTCCAATCTATGGAGGATATCAGGTTGGCCACTGCTTGGAGGGCATTAACCGATCTTCTGCTTACCTCTCGAACCACAGGATTGGTTTCTGAATGGCAACAATCCACTGGATCATTGTTAGTCAGTGGTGACGTCAAGATTATTAGGATTTGGGATGCTCCTCGTGAGCTATGCGTGGTCGACATCCCTGCCAGGTCTACGAGTTCCATAACCTCTCTGACATCCGACCAAGTTGCTGGAAATATTTTCGTTGGAGGATTTGGTGACGGAACTATTCGTGTCTACGATCGAAGACTGGACTCTAGAGATTCAATGGTTAAGATTTGGCAAAACAGGGAATCAAGAGGAATGATTAAAAACGTTCATATGCAAAGAGGTGGACATCGAGAGCTCATGAGTGCATCCAATAATATGGTCAATCTTTGGGACATTCGACTAGATAAACCAATCGAGTCATTTCCTCATAGATCTATCACTGCTTCCTTAATCCATGAGCATGCTCCAGTGATCCTGACCGCTTCCAAGATAGTTAATGTCGCTACCACCACAGGTGAACATGTTTCAACTATCAGAGATCCCTCGCCATATTTATCCAATAAGACTGCTGGCTACGTTTCTTCCATGATGCTTCATCCGCATAGAATGATGGTGGCCACGTCACACACCCAAGACTCTCATATTCAGTTGTACAAGTGCACTGATAAACTAGTGCAGGAACACGATGGTTACTAG